Part of the bacterium genome, GTCTCCTTTTATAGGTTGCATAGAAAGCCGTTTTTTAGGAATTTTAGCTAACTTTTAAACACCTAAACACAATATGTTGTGGTTTCGCTAGGTAAGGCTACTATATAGAGGCTGAGTAGTTACCTCTGATTAAACGCAGCCGGTGGGCTTGGGAAGCCCGGCGATTTTACAGGCCTGCTTGGCCGGCCCGGCTGGAAAGAGATCATAAAGATACTTGTTGTTCCCCTTCTCCGGACCAAACATCTTCTTCATCTCCTTAATGAGGATCTTAATCATTGGTGCGATCTGGTACTCTTTGTAGTAGTCCTTCAAAAAGTTGACTACCTCCCAATGGGCATCCGTCAGCTCAACATCCTCTGTCTTGGCGATGTACTCGGCCACCTCCGGGGTCCAGTCATCAAGATTCTGAAGATACCCCTCTTCATCCGTCTTATAAATCTTTCCGTTCAACTCGAAGCTCATCTGGCTTCACCTCCTATTTTTTTATGGGACGCCGATTAAAACAGAATCCAGATCACAGAAAGTCTCTCTCTATCAGCCTGTCATCTGTGTTCTGTGGTCTGTAATTGGCGTCCTATTTTCCAAACCCAACATCCTTGACAAGGGAGACAAAATCATCGG contains:
- a CDS encoding TusE/DsrC/DsvC family sulfur relay protein; its protein translation is MSFELNGKIYKTDEEGYLQNLDDWTPEVAEYIAKTEDVELTDAHWEVVNFLKDYYKEYQIAPMIKILIKEMKKMFGPEKGNNKYLYDLFPAGPAKQACKIAGLPKPTGCV